The Dendropsophus ebraccatus isolate aDenEbr1 chromosome 3, aDenEbr1.pat, whole genome shotgun sequence genome includes a region encoding these proteins:
- the FICD gene encoding protein adenylyltransferase FICD isoform X1 gives MGVFGNSHITGNREEDDPAARAWSWVIDSSMAVTEFQWPQLGARHGFRAALVVLSGSLLVALFPLSELEGQYKAALKVLLKCNLWGGNERLHTYTGHTTGLAVASTAIELLVYKQKPSSDVKFEAKAALNQALEMKRQGKRDKTHKLLLHALKMDPDHVDALNELGIFLEEEKDIIQADYLYSKALTISPHNEKALINRDRTLPLVEEIDQRYFSIIDSKVKKVMSIPKGSSALRRVMEESYYHHIYHTVAIEGNTLSLSEIRHIIETRYAVPGKSLEEQNEVIGMHAAMTYVNTTLVSRIGSVTTSDILEIHRRVLGYVDPVEAGRFRTNQVFVGHHIPPHPRDVDKHMQEFVQWLNSDDAMNLHPVEFAALAHYKLVYIHPFVDGNGRTSRLLMNVILMQAGYPPITIRKEQRSEYYHVLELANEGDVRPFIRFIAKCTETTLDLLLIATAEHPVGLPEPNPDSFECKQTIPVKT, from the exons ATGGGGGTGTTTGGGAATTCTCAT ATCACTGGTAACAGAGAAGAAGATGATCCTGCGGCACGTGCTTGGAGTTGGGTGATTGATAGTTCAATGGCAGTGACAGAGTTCCAATGGCCCCAGCTGGGTGCTCGGCACGGGTTCAGGGCGGCACTGGTGGTGTTGTCCGGGTCCCTGCTGGTGGCGCTCTTCCCTCTCAGTGAGCTGGAGGGGCAGTATAAGGCGGCTCTGAAGGTCCTGCTGAAGTGTAACCTCTGGGGAGGCAATGAGCGGCTGCACACCTACACGGGACACACTACTGGACTCGCTGTTGCTTCCACCGCAATCGAACTCCTGGTCTATAAACAGAAACCATCTTCAG atGTAAAGTTTGAAGCTAAAGCTGCCTTGAACCAGGCACTTGAAATGAAGCGGCAAGGCAAGAGGGACAAGACGCATAAGCTTCTTCTCCACGCCCTGAAGATGGACCCGGATCACGTGGATGCCCTCAATGAGCTAGGCATCTTtctggaggaggagaaggatatTATACAGGCAGACTACCTCTATTCTAAGGCGTTAACAATCTCGCCACACAATGAGAAAGCTTTAATAAATCGAGATCGCACCCTGCCCTTAGTGGAAGAAATCGACCAGAGGTATTTTAGCATCATTGACAGTAAAGTTAAAAAAGTGATGTCCATTCCGAAGGGAAGCTCTGCTCTTCGCAGGGTGATGGAGGAGTCCTACTATCACCACATCTACCACACTGTTGCTATTGAAGGAAACACCCTTTCGCTGTCTGAAATTCGCCATATCATCGAAACAAGATACGCCGTGCCTGGTAAAAGCCTTGAAGAACAAAATGAAGTCATTGGCATGCACGCTGCAATGACTTACGTCAACACCACTTTAGTGTCGCGCATAGGATCTGTAACAACCAGCGATATATTGGAAATACACAGGAGAGTGCTGGGCTACGTGGATCCCGTTGAAGCTGGGCGATTCCGTACAAACCAAGTGTTTGTGGGTCACCATATCCCACCTCATCCCAGAGACGTAGACAAGCACATGCAAGAGTTTGTCCAGTGGCTTAATTCAGACGATGCAATGAACCTGCATCCGGTGGAATTTGCCGCTCTAGCACATTACAAACTGGTCTATATCCACCCATTTGTTGATGGCAATGGAAGGACTTCACGTTTGCTTATGAATGTTATTTTGATGCAGGCGGGCTACCCGCCCATAACCATCAGGAAAGAACAGAGGTCGGAATATTATCATGTTTTAGAACTTGCAAATGAAGGCGACGTGAGACCTTTTATTAGGTTTATTGCCAAATGCACAGAGACCACTCTAGACCTCCTGCTCATAGCCACAGCAGAGCATCCCGTGGGTCTCCCGGAGCCCAATCCGGACAGCTTTGAGTGCAAACAAACTATTCCGGTCAAGACT
- the FICD gene encoding protein adenylyltransferase FICD isoform X2, with protein sequence MAVTEFQWPQLGARHGFRAALVVLSGSLLVALFPLSELEGQYKAALKVLLKCNLWGGNERLHTYTGHTTGLAVASTAIELLVYKQKPSSDVKFEAKAALNQALEMKRQGKRDKTHKLLLHALKMDPDHVDALNELGIFLEEEKDIIQADYLYSKALTISPHNEKALINRDRTLPLVEEIDQRYFSIIDSKVKKVMSIPKGSSALRRVMEESYYHHIYHTVAIEGNTLSLSEIRHIIETRYAVPGKSLEEQNEVIGMHAAMTYVNTTLVSRIGSVTTSDILEIHRRVLGYVDPVEAGRFRTNQVFVGHHIPPHPRDVDKHMQEFVQWLNSDDAMNLHPVEFAALAHYKLVYIHPFVDGNGRTSRLLMNVILMQAGYPPITIRKEQRSEYYHVLELANEGDVRPFIRFIAKCTETTLDLLLIATAEHPVGLPEPNPDSFECKQTIPVKT encoded by the exons ATGGCAGTGACAGAGTTCCAATGGCCCCAGCTGGGTGCTCGGCACGGGTTCAGGGCGGCACTGGTGGTGTTGTCCGGGTCCCTGCTGGTGGCGCTCTTCCCTCTCAGTGAGCTGGAGGGGCAGTATAAGGCGGCTCTGAAGGTCCTGCTGAAGTGTAACCTCTGGGGAGGCAATGAGCGGCTGCACACCTACACGGGACACACTACTGGACTCGCTGTTGCTTCCACCGCAATCGAACTCCTGGTCTATAAACAGAAACCATCTTCAG atGTAAAGTTTGAAGCTAAAGCTGCCTTGAACCAGGCACTTGAAATGAAGCGGCAAGGCAAGAGGGACAAGACGCATAAGCTTCTTCTCCACGCCCTGAAGATGGACCCGGATCACGTGGATGCCCTCAATGAGCTAGGCATCTTtctggaggaggagaaggatatTATACAGGCAGACTACCTCTATTCTAAGGCGTTAACAATCTCGCCACACAATGAGAAAGCTTTAATAAATCGAGATCGCACCCTGCCCTTAGTGGAAGAAATCGACCAGAGGTATTTTAGCATCATTGACAGTAAAGTTAAAAAAGTGATGTCCATTCCGAAGGGAAGCTCTGCTCTTCGCAGGGTGATGGAGGAGTCCTACTATCACCACATCTACCACACTGTTGCTATTGAAGGAAACACCCTTTCGCTGTCTGAAATTCGCCATATCATCGAAACAAGATACGCCGTGCCTGGTAAAAGCCTTGAAGAACAAAATGAAGTCATTGGCATGCACGCTGCAATGACTTACGTCAACACCACTTTAGTGTCGCGCATAGGATCTGTAACAACCAGCGATATATTGGAAATACACAGGAGAGTGCTGGGCTACGTGGATCCCGTTGAAGCTGGGCGATTCCGTACAAACCAAGTGTTTGTGGGTCACCATATCCCACCTCATCCCAGAGACGTAGACAAGCACATGCAAGAGTTTGTCCAGTGGCTTAATTCAGACGATGCAATGAACCTGCATCCGGTGGAATTTGCCGCTCTAGCACATTACAAACTGGTCTATATCCACCCATTTGTTGATGGCAATGGAAGGACTTCACGTTTGCTTATGAATGTTATTTTGATGCAGGCGGGCTACCCGCCCATAACCATCAGGAAAGAACAGAGGTCGGAATATTATCATGTTTTAGAACTTGCAAATGAAGGCGACGTGAGACCTTTTATTAGGTTTATTGCCAAATGCACAGAGACCACTCTAGACCTCCTGCTCATAGCCACAGCAGAGCATCCCGTGGGTCTCCCGGAGCCCAATCCGGACAGCTTTGAGTGCAAACAAACTATTCCGGTCAAGACT